Proteins from a single region of Osmerus eperlanus chromosome 26, fOsmEpe2.1, whole genome shotgun sequence:
- the slc25a24 gene encoding mitochondrial adenyl nucleotide antiporter SLC25A24, translated as MYHLVRKLVFTDSNCDGNATKSYEELFDKLDANKDGKVDVSELKEGLAAMGIAFGKGAAQKIVSSGDQDKDEGLDFNEFSKYLKEHERKLKLTFKSLDKNNDGRIDLMEIKQSLADLGMVVSKEDAEKILQSIDVDGTMSVDWNEWKEHFLFNPATSLQEIIRYWKHSTVLDIGDSLTIPDEFTEEEKTTGVWYKQLAAGAMAGAVSRTGTAPLDRMKVFMQVHSSKSNKISLVGGFKQMIKEGGIASMWRGNGVNVLKIAPETAIKFMAYEQYKKLLSSDGGKIQTHERFMAGSLAGATAQTAIYPMEVMKTRLTLRKTGQYSGMFDCAKKILKKEGVKAFYKGYIPNILGIIPYAGIDLAVYESLKNAWLSRYAKDTANPGILVLLGCGTLSSTCGQLASYPLALIRTRMQAQASMEGSEQMSMNRLVRTIVEKEGFFGLYSGILPNFMKVIPAVSISYVVYEYMKTGLGISK; from the exons ATGTACCATCTTGTAAGAAAACTGGTGTTCACGGATTCAAATTGCGATGGTAACGCAACAAAATCATACGAAGAGCTGTTTGACAAGCTGGACGCGAATAAAGATGGAAAGGTTGACGTTTCAGAACTCAAAGAGGGCCTCGCCGCAATGGGCATCGCTTTTGGGAAAGGGGCCGCGCAG AAAATCGTTTCCTCCGGAGATCAAGATAAGGATGAGGGTCTTGATTTCAATGAGTTTTCCAAGTATCTGAAGGAACACGAGAGGAAACTTAAGCTGACATTCAAGAGCTTGGATAAAAATAACGATG GACGCATTGACCTTATGGAGATTAAGCAGTCCCTTGCAGATCTGGGTATGGTTGTAAGCAAAGAAGATGCAGAGAAGATCCTGCAGAG TATTGATGTGGATGGGACCATGTCTGTGGACTGGAATGAATGGAAGGAACATTTCCTCTTCAACCCAGCCACTAGCCTACAGGAGATTATCCGCTACTGGAAACACTccacg GTGCTGGACATAGGAGACAGCCTTACCATCCCCGATGAGTTCACTGAGGAAGAGAAAACCACAGGTGTGTGGTACAAACAGCTTGCTGCAGGCGCCATGGCAGGGGCGGTGTCTCGCACAGGGACCGCTCCCCTGGACCGGATGAAGGTGTTCATGCAG GTGCATTCTTCGAAATCCAACAAGATCAGCCTGGTGGGAGGATTCAAACAGATGATTAAAGAAGGGGGGATCGCCTCCATGTGGAGGGGTAACGGTGTCAATGTCCTGAAAATTGCACCTGAGACAGCCATTAAGTTTATGGCCTATGAGCAG TACAAGAAGTTGCTCTCCTCGGACGGAGGAAAGATCCAGACCCATGAGAGGTTCATGGCGGGATCACTGGCTGGGGCTACTGCCCAGACAGCCATATACCCCATGGAG GTGATGAAGACAAGGCTCACACTGAGAAAGACTGGACAATACTCCGGAATGTTTGACTGTGCCAAGAAAATCCTGAAAAAGGAAGGCGTTAAGGCTTTCTACAAAGGCTACATTCCCAACATCCTGGGAATCATCCCCTATGCCGGGATAGATCTGgctgtgtatgag AGCTTGAAAAATGCCTGGTTGTCCCGTTACGCCAAAGACACAGCCAACCCTGGGATTCTGGTTCTCCTGGGCTGTGGGACCCTCTCCAGCACCTGTGGACAGCTGGCCAGCTACCCTCTCGCTCTGATCCGAACTAGGATGCAGGCACAAG CGTCCATGGAGGGCTCGGAGCAGATGTCCATGAACCGCCTGGTAAGGACCATCGTGGAGAAAGAGGGATTCTTTGGACTCTACAGTGGAATCCTACCCAACTTCATGAAAGTCATCCCAGCAGTTAGCATCAGCTACGTGGTGTATGAGTATATGAAGACTGGTCTCGGCATATCTAAGTGA
- the tmem69 gene encoding transmembrane protein 69: protein MFSAIVRRHIQLVHRGWQFGTRQQLSCISVSASDRVSDDGGSSLCPRRRLINSSWPRQTQWAHGFHSSALRFKRPKETDPPTRELDLLRYDFKDIRKTPRPALILGLSGLIPFVSAPLVMALTETYLPEVAFAQVAYGASILSFLGGARWGFAIPESSPAKPDWINLVNSVVPPLLAWTAMLLSDSLTPAAIMVVMGLGISLHYDLSLLPTYPSWFKALRSILTVVAFLSLVATLVLQGIYPEKMLFSE, encoded by the exons ATGTTTTCTGCCATAGTACGAAGACACATTCAACTTGTTCACAGG GGATGGCAGTTTGGCACACGTCAACAGCTGTcttgtatctctgtctctgcctcagacagagtTTCAGATGACGGGGGATCTTCCCTGTGTCCCCGTAGACGTTTGATAAACAGTTCCTGGCCCAGACAGACTCAGTGGGCGCATGGCTTCCACAGCTCTGCGCTGAGATTCAAACGTCCAAAAGAAACAGACCCCCCAACCAGGGAGTTGGACCTGCTCCGCTATGACTTCAAAGACATAAGGAAGACCCCCAGGCCGGCCCTCATCCTGGGTCTGTCTGGCCTCATCCCTTTCGTTTCTGCACCTCTTGTCATGGCTTTGACAGAGACGTACCTACCAGAAGTGGCTTTTGCCCAGGTAGCATACGGAGCATCGATCCTGTCGTTTTTAGGCGGAGCACGATGGGGCTTTGCCATCCCTGAAAGTAGCCCAGCCAAGCCAGACTGGATCAACCTTGTCAATAGTGTGGTGCCGCCCCTTCTAGCCTGGACAGCCATGTTGCTTAGTGACAGCTTGACTCCAGCAGCCATCATGGTCGTCATGGGCCTAGGAATCTCCTTGcactatgatctctctctgctgcccacCTATCCCAGCTGGTTCAAAGCCCTTCGGTCAATACTAACAGTGgtggcctttctctctctggttgcCACACTTGTTCTCCAGGGAATCTACCCAGAGAAGATGTTGTTCTCAGAGTAG
- the LOC134012992 gene encoding vasculin-like protein 1: MAQHDFVPAWLNFSKPLPTKSPGAGLERHGQHLSRGDARSGVNRRRRHYSSDGFFNYDLRASAGDGWQHPSLLRHDSVDSGVARGGQGGLGGGTGGTGGKETPGWHSGPWGPEGPLPGRHPKRNGRDKEREKFPFLHQRNGNFHPHKGEERQENKLKFVEEDFPSLNPEMSGKPVAQIHAVGTPTGVWENPPSAKQTRSKMLVIKKVSKTDPSTPFSAGFANTGLYPANCTNAFVTGPSVHKNLIPKPATAPIKTGPWKPNGRESKSSLDWSGKDSAFTSPAPGTKPATPANTPTPLTSKEPPSSTTPPIDITPSRLKLMRRTTDRRTDILRGLKDWRNGDSPSSTSPPGPGEGEGSTPEPKDYDGHENGISHLLSDSVTDRLSSSLEEEHRLLKAMGWQEHPENDDNFLPLTEDELREFQAKSEQLKRNGWRQNDVRVFPKPRGVPLHLAWRNPVAMEEGSESETSSSSQTSGDEADT; this comes from the exons ATGGCGCAGCATGATTTTGTTCCCGCCTGGCTCAACTTCTCCAAGCCTCTGCCTACCAAG TCCCCCGGAGCCGGCCTTGAGAGGCATGGGCAGCACCTCTCTCGTGGCGACGCCCGCTCAGGTGTGAACCGCCGGCGCCGCCATTACTCCTCCGACGGCTTCTTCAACTATGACCTCAGGGCTTCTGCAG GTGACGGGTGGCAACACCCGTCTCTCTTGCGACACGACTCTGTGGACTCGGGTGTggccaggggaggacaggggggtttGGGCGGTGGCACGGGGGGGACAGGTGGGAAGGAGACCCCCGGGTGGCACAGTGGCCCGTGGGGCCCGGAGGGACCCCTTCCCGGACGTCACCCGAAGAGGAAcgggagggacaaagagagggagaagtttCCGTTCCTCCACCAGCGGAACGGAAACTTCCATCCTCACAAAGGAGAGGAACGCCAGGAAAACAAGCTGAAGTTTGTCGAGGAGGATTTC CCTTCGTTGAATCCAGAGATGAGCGGGAAGCCTGTGGCACAAATACATGCTGTGGGGACTCCGACAGGAGTCTGGG AAAACCCTCCCAGTGCCAAGCAGACCAGGTCTAAGATGCTGGTCATCAAGAAGGTTTCAAAGACAGACCCCAGCACTCCTTTCTCTGCTGGGTTTGCCAACACAGGACTCTACCCAGCCAACTGCACCAACGCCTTCGTGACTGGACCCAGCGTCCACAAGAACTTGATACCCAAGCCAGCCACTGCCCCAATCAAG ACTGGTCCATGGAAGCCAAATGGAAGGGAAAGCAAAAGCAGTTTGGATTGGTCCGGCAAGGACTCTGCCTTCACCAGCCCGGCACCAGGGACAAAGCCTGCGACCCCAGCCAACACACCGACCCCCCTGACCTCTAAGGAG CCTCCTTCAAGCACCACCCCTCCAATCGACATCACTCCATCGCGCCTCAAGCTGATGCGCCGCACCACCGACCGTAGGACTGACATCCTCCGAGGCCTTAAGGACTGGAGGAATGGAGACAGTCCCAGCTCAACCAGCCCCCCAGGCCCAGGGGAG GGCGAGGGAAGCACTCCAGAGCCGAAGGACTACGACGGCCATGAAAACGGAATCTCACACCTGCTCAGTGACTCGGTCACAGACCGCCTGTCTAGCTCACTAGAAGAGGAACACAG GTTGCTTAAAGCCATGGGCTGGCAGGAGCATCCTGAGAATGATGACAACTTCCTGCCCCTCACTGAGGATGAGCTGAGAGAATTCCAAGCTAAAAGCGAGCAG CTAAAGAGGAACGGGTGGCGACAGAATGACGTCAGGGTGTTTCCGAAGCCTCGAGGCGTTCCCCTGCATCTGGCGTGGAGAAACCCTGTTGCGATGGAGGAGGGCTCTGAGTCAgagaccagcagcagcagccagacCTCAGGTGATGAGGCAGACACCTGA
- the ccdc17 gene encoding coiled-coil domain-containing protein 17 produces the protein METLGEFSCRDCRMDFHSLELLEKHKVFFCIGSDVGDPVALRRGAQERRDPRRDNGKGVYPKQARTPDLVRLRGQRGMHPRNPHKGASGAEPNVRREDSLLLGLTESSALQNLTEEFQKLRMSIEESMPNFPKWPIETEVPGDQLSGRQRGHREKLREMTAQHGRQLAQIQAQTHLLEQQREEIAHQLGVLAGQGNTAHLETLLLELKSQEERNEEALGELREHITSLQAPQGAKESGAPVDLPSPDGNDDDRKRHHVTFDLISSVDGPLHTQIRALRLAYMQSGGSDPAVLAQMHDLQAEAHTLEQAQPVSHDKARRNRIKPSQRAHNPEVLEMEQENQRLEEEILRIQLAKGKHRGEEEEHGQLFQIVPGPTFDCINILETGIEFTSLIVVGLNPAAMGSDLHHMQREHIHHMASIKAEIESLRRDVQRAREDPRQRRQAPPPPPPPPLPFLSQPAMHPLAQMHASPALPQPRPHSSLLGRRVIDPLDSLGPAPYDPAAGFVIFFDLVLGVDATLQVLRLVSGLYSGGQEVGRPTPLPPVHCQPGGALPYAHSLPPGNYALLSVKQPVPRMQPSGSFSLVVEVQAAGGLDECGQEIQRLASCGWARLDLFDPHNQVRSGHWRAPVRSLPVRPSLSPGQLNSIPQVGNMELCVRVVNARDGHVQTLANIDPSNTSQYKYPSMVSTHPAMLQANPPPPLSTVQPSAATHFPSLLTYSAHEDPPPKEEPSQSVINPLLLKNEEQERGDRQMLKIIVDRVSEAPEGEGSLRLTGYSQRTGKVLMFGDAGLHCCTSTARSATAPGNFIFGEQQIALSGLAPREDMILLLRFYLRPVGSSVPFSGLVKQRESPPWELEDLVGNLAEMGEFLSAWGVARLAHADTQSQRQTQGQTISWNTGTHSVPLYKAPVPPAMAFTNLHHHWALR, from the exons ATGGAGACACTGGGAGAGTTCAGTTGTCGGGACTGTAGAATGGATTTCCACTCCCTTGAACTTCTGGAGAAACACAAGGTTTTCTTTTGCATCGGGAGCGACGTGGGGGACCCAGTGGCACTGAGGCGGGGGGCACAGGAGCGCAGGGATCCCAGGAGAGACAACGGAAAAGGGGTCTATCCCAAGCAGGCACGGACCCCTGACCTTGTAAGG CTAAGAGGACAGAGGGGCATGCACCCACGAAATCCTCACAAGGGAGCCAGTGGTGCAGAGCCgaatgtgaggagagaggacagtctTCTGCTTGGTTTGACTGAGAGCTCGGCTTTGCAGAACCTCACAGAGGAG TTTCAGAAGTTGAGGATGTCTATCGAGGAGAGTATGCCAAACTTTCCCAAATGGCCAATTGAAACAGAG GTGCCGGGCGACCAGCTGTCTGGGAGGCAGCGGGGTCACAGGGAGAAACTGAGGGAGATGACGGCACAACATGGCCGCCAGCTGGCTCAGATCCAGGCCCAGACCCATCTTctggagcagcagagagagg agattgCCCACCAGCTGGGGGTGCTGGCTGGACAGGGCAACACTGCTCACCTGGAGACCCTGCTACTGGAGCTGAAgagtcaggaggagaggaacgaggAGGCGCTGGGGGAACTCAGAGAGCACATCACCTCCCTGCAGGCGCCGCAGGG GGCCAAAGAGTCCGGCGCCCCCGTCGATTTACCCAGCCCTGATGGCAATGATGATGACAGGAAGAGGCATCATGTCACCTTTGACCTCATATCCTCTGTAGATGGACCCCTTCACACTCAAATAAG AGCCCTGAGGCTGGCCTACATGCAGTCTGGCGGTTCAGACCCGGCCGTTTTGGCCCAGATGCACGACCTGCAGGCCGAGGCGCACACCTTGGAGCAAGCCCAGCCCGTCAGCCACGACAAGGCCAGGAGGAACA GGATCAAGCCTTCACAGCGGGCTCACAACCCCGAGGTGCTGGAAATGGAGCAGGAGAACCagcgcctggaggaggagatcctCAGGATCCAACTGGCCAAGGGGAAGCACCGGGGAGAGGAAG AGGAGCACGGCCAATTGTTCCAAATTGTACCCGGGCCCACATTTGACTGTATAAATATACTTGAAACTGGGATTGAGTTCACTTCATTGATTGTTGTGGGTCTCAACCCAGCAGCTATGGGGTCAGACCTCCACCACATGCAGAGAGAGCACATCCATCACATGGCGAGTATTAAGGCTGAGATCGAGAGCCTCCGCAGAGATGTCCAGAGGGCCAGAGAGGACCCCCGCCAACGCAGGCaagccccaccacctccacccccacccccactcccgtTCCTGTCCCAGCCAGCCATGCATCCCCTGGCCCAGATGCACGCCTCTCCAGCCCTG CCCCAGCCCAggccacactcctctcttctgggAAGACGCGTAATTGATCCCCTGGACTCTCTGGGGCCTGCTCCATATGACCCAGC GGCAGGCTTTGTGATCTTTTTCGACCTGGTGCTGGGAGTGGACGCGACCCTCCAAGTTTTGCGTCTGGTGTCTGGTCTGTACTCTGGAGGGCAGGAGGTGGGCAGGCCTACCCCTCTGCCCCCAGTGCACTGCCAGCCTGGAGGGGCTCTACCCTACGCACACAGTTTACCCCCGGGAAACTacgccctcctgtcagtcaaacAGCCTGTGCCCAG GATGCAGCCTTCAGGCTCCTTCTCTCTGGTGGTGGAGGTCCAGGCTGCGGGGGGCCTGGACGAGTGCGGTCAGGAGATCCAGAGGCTGGCGTCGTGTGGATGGGCCCGGCTTGATCTCTTCGACCCTCACAACCAGGTCCGCAGTGGACACTGGAGGGCTCCGGTCCGCAGTCTCCCTGTGCGCCCCTCCCTCAGCCCAGGCCAGCTCAACTCCATCCCCCAG GTGGGCAACATGGAGCTGTGTGTGCGAGTGGTCAATGCCCGCGACGGACACGTGCAGACGCTTGCTAATATTGACCCGAGCAACACCAGCCAGTACAAGTACCCCTCCATG GTATCCACTCATCCTGCGATGCTTCAAGCAAACCCTCCACCGCCTCTTTCAACAGTACAGCCCTCAGCAGCGACTCATTTCCCCTCTCTGCTCACTTACTCTGCTCACGAAGACCCTCCGCCTAAAGAGGAACCTAgtcagag TGTGATAAATCCCTTGCTTCTAAAAAATGAAGAACAAGAAAGAGGAGATAGACAAATGTTGAAAATCATTGTGGACAGAGTGAGCGAGGCacctgagggagagggaagtcttcGACTCACTGGCTACAGCCAAAGGACCGGAAAG GTGCTGATGTTTGGAGACGCAGGTCTCCACTGCTGTACTTCCACTGCCCGCTCAGCCACAGCACCCGGAAACTTCATCTTTGGAGAGCAACAG ATTGCTCTCAGCGGTCTCGCGCCCCGAGAAGACATGATTCTGCTCCTGCGCTTCTACCTCCGACCTGTAGGGAGCAGTGTGCCCTTCAGCGGGCTggtcaagcagagagagagccctccatgggagctggaggaccttgtggggaacctggctgAGATGGGGGAGTTTCTGTCAGCCTGGGGGGTGGCCAGGCTagcacacgctgacacacaga GTCAGAGACAAACTCAAGGCCAGACTATTTCCTGGAACACTGGCACCCATTCTGTGCCCCTGTACAAGGCTCCAGTGCCCCCTGCCATGGCCTTCACTAACCTA caccaccaCTGGGCCCTGCGTTAA
- the nasp gene encoding nuclear autoantigenic sperm protein isoform X2: MPEETAASSSGRMEEKPCSSTAVHSSVDVMEEAKKLIGTGKRHLVMGDVVSAVNVFQEACGMLAERYGDTADECGEVFFLCGKSLLELARMENTVLGNALEGVPEESSEEAEKQENQDNPKFESADNLDEQTRDELRMQVYDAMAAKDACGTEAKIEAVKGEDEMETEEEGAAESTAKNELQPSEPPVDEVKTPSSSGEGPVKSDSAMVALEKSPGAVQSDSAVNKAEKSPSSTGAKPLKSDSPVIGSEKKSDSAMVALEKTPGAVKSDSPVIASEKKSDSPVIASEKKSDSPVIGSEKKSSPVNKEVKSPSLAEGASKPDSHMMGVEKSPGKGAVKSDPPASRAETSPSPEQGVLKKSDSPMIGLEKSPVKKADTPVNGVEKHPPSPGEGAEKEPGVDAAPQQRENGGGLDPEHQEEKMDEEEMDEGEGGDDEEEEEEEDDEDDEGNAEDKGAEEEEVGNLQLAWEMLEVAKVIFKRKEGEEDQLMAAQAYLKLGEVSAESGNYPQALEDFQDCLTLQLKHLPPHNRLLAETHYQLGMTLCYTGHYNQAIQHYGSSIKVIEGRLVMLQEAIDKAAGEDGAKEERSELDELKQLLPDIAEKVEDAKESQRTSSSASQAIQQTLGGASTSSAFPGENGGPSSSAFAPSQIATRPAESASSSTSVSDISHLVRKKPAKSSASVQSSA; encoded by the exons ATGCCAGAAGAAACAGCAGCCTCGAGCTCAGGAAG GATGGAAGAAAAGCCCTGTTCATCAACTGCTGTGCACAG CtctgttgacgtcatggaggaAGCAAAAAAGTTGATTGGCACAGGGAAGCGGCACTTGGTGATGGGAGACGTGGTATCCGCTGTAAACGTTTTCCAGGAGGCTTGTGGCATGCT GGCTGAGAGGTATGGAGACACAGCTGACGAGTGTGGAGAAGTGTTCTTCCTTTGTGGAAAGTCCCTCCTTGAGCTTGCCAG aatgGAGAACACTGTTCTGGGCAACGCTCTGGAGGGAGTTCCAGAAGAGTCTTCGGAGGAGGCGGAGAAGCAGGAAAACCAGGACAACCCCAAGTTCGAGAGCGCAGACAACCTTGACG AGCAAACCAGAGACGAGCTTCGAATGCAGGTTTATGATGCCATGGCAGCAAAAGATGCTTGTGGCACCGAAGCCAAGATTGAGGCTGTAAAAGGGGAGGATGAAATGGAGACTGAGGAAGAGGGTGCTGCTGAATCCACGGCCAAAAATGAGCTTCAGCCTTCTGAACCTCCTGTTGACGAGGTGAAGACTCCCTCCTCTTCTGGAGAAGGACCTGTGAAGTCTGATTCTGCCATGGTTGCCTTGGAGAAGAGTCCTGGAGCTGTGCAGTCTGattctgctgtgaacaaggcagagaAGAGTCCATCCTCTACTGGAGCGAAGCCTTTGAAGTCTGACTCTCCTGTGATTGGCTCAGAGAAGAAGTCTGATTCTGCCATGGTCGCCTTGGAGAAGACTCCTGGAGCTGTGAAGTCTGACTCTCCTGTGATTGCTTCAGAGAAGAAGTCTGACTCTCCTGTGATTGCTTCAGAGAAGAAGTCTGACTCTCCTGTGATTGGCTCAGAGAAGAAGTCTTCTCCTGTGAACAAGGAAGTAAAGAGTCCGTCTCTCGCAGAGGGGGCGTCGAAGCCTGACTCTCACATGATGGGGGTGGAGAAGAGTCCTGGAAAGGGAGCTGTGAAGTCTGATCCTCCTGCGAGCAGGGCGGAGACAAGTCCATCTCCTGAACAGGGGGTTCTGAAGAAGTCCGACTCTCCCATGATTGGCTTAGAGAAGAGTCCTGTGAAGAAGGCAGACACTCCTGTGAACGGGGTGGAGaagcaccctccctctcctggagAGGGAGCTGAGAAGGAGCCTGGTGTGGATGCTGCTCCTCAGCAGAGGGAGAATGGGGGAGGCCTTGACCCTGAGCaccaggaggagaagatggatgaggaggagatggatgagG GGGAAGGTGGcgatgacgaggaggaggaggaggaggaggatgatgaagatgatgagggTAATGCTGAAGACAAG GgtgctgaggaggaagaggtggggaACTTGCAGTTGGCTTGGGAGATGTTGGAAGTTGCCAAGGTCATCTTTAAAAG AAAGGAAGGCGAAGAGGATCAGCTTATGGCTGCACAGGCTTATCTGAAGCTGGGCGAAGTTAGTGCAGAATCCG GTAACTACCCCCAGGCCCTGGAGGACTTCCAGGACTGCTTGACCCTCCAGCTGAagcacctccctccccacaacCGCCTGCTGGCCGAGACCCACTACCAGCTGGGCATGACCCTCTGCTACACGGGCCACTACAACCAGGCCATCCAGCACTACGGCAGCTCCATCAAGGTCATCGAGGGCCGCCTGG TCATGCTACAGGAGGCGATCGACAAGGCGGCCGGGGAGGACGGCgccaaggaggagaggagcgagctgGACGAGCTCAAACAGCTGCTTCCGGACATCGCCGAGAAGGTGGAGGATGCCAAGGAGAGCCAGAGGACGTCCAGCTCCGCCTCCCAGGCCATCCAGCAGACCctg GGTGGAGCCTCTACTTCATCAGCATTCCCAGGTGAAAATGGAGGTCCGTCCTCTTCAGCGTTCGCACCTAGCCAG ATCGCCACCAGGCCAGCTGAGAGCGCATCGTCCTCCACCTCCGTGTCCGACATCTCCCACCTGGTCAGGAAAAAG CCTGCAAAATCATCTGCCTCTGTCCAGTCTTCGGCGTGA
- the nasp gene encoding nuclear autoantigenic sperm protein isoform X1 produces MPEETAASSSGRMEEKPCSSTAVHSSVDVMEEAKKLIGTGKRHLVMGDVVSAVNVFQEACGMLAERYGDTADECGEVFFLCGKSLLELARMENTVLGNALEGVPEESSEEAEKQENQDNPKFESADNLDEQTRDELRMQVYDAMAAKDACGTEAKIEAVKGEDEMETEEEGAAESTAKNELQPSEPPVDEVKTPSSSGEGPVKSDSAMVALEKSPGAVQSDSAVNKAEKSPSSTGAKPLKSDSPVIGSEKKSDSAMVALEKTPGAVKSDSPVIASEKKSDSPVIASEKKSDSPVIGSEKKSSPVNKEVKSPSLAEGASKPDSHMMGVEKSPGKGAVKSDPPASRAETSPSPEQGVLKKSDSPMIGLEKSPVKKADTPVNGVEKHPPSPGEGAEKEPGVDAAPQQRENGGGLDPEHQEEKMDEEEMDEGEGGDDEEEEEEEDDEDDEGNAEDKGAEEEEVGNLQLAWEMLEVAKVIFKRKEGEEDQLMAAQAYLKLGEVSAESGNYPQALEDFQDCLTLQLKHLPPHNRLLAETHYQLGMTLCYTGHYNQAIQHYGSSIKVIEGRLVMLQEAIDKAAGEDGAKEERSELDELKQLLPDIAEKVEDAKESQRTSSSASQAIQQTLGGASTSSAFPGENGGPSSSAFAPSQIATRPAESASSSTSVSDISHLVRKKRKPEEDSPKKDTDAKKAKQETTVNGSGDSASNGKGVPGKEAQEPAKSSASVQSSA; encoded by the exons ATGCCAGAAGAAACAGCAGCCTCGAGCTCAGGAAG GATGGAAGAAAAGCCCTGTTCATCAACTGCTGTGCACAG CtctgttgacgtcatggaggaAGCAAAAAAGTTGATTGGCACAGGGAAGCGGCACTTGGTGATGGGAGACGTGGTATCCGCTGTAAACGTTTTCCAGGAGGCTTGTGGCATGCT GGCTGAGAGGTATGGAGACACAGCTGACGAGTGTGGAGAAGTGTTCTTCCTTTGTGGAAAGTCCCTCCTTGAGCTTGCCAG aatgGAGAACACTGTTCTGGGCAACGCTCTGGAGGGAGTTCCAGAAGAGTCTTCGGAGGAGGCGGAGAAGCAGGAAAACCAGGACAACCCCAAGTTCGAGAGCGCAGACAACCTTGACG AGCAAACCAGAGACGAGCTTCGAATGCAGGTTTATGATGCCATGGCAGCAAAAGATGCTTGTGGCACCGAAGCCAAGATTGAGGCTGTAAAAGGGGAGGATGAAATGGAGACTGAGGAAGAGGGTGCTGCTGAATCCACGGCCAAAAATGAGCTTCAGCCTTCTGAACCTCCTGTTGACGAGGTGAAGACTCCCTCCTCTTCTGGAGAAGGACCTGTGAAGTCTGATTCTGCCATGGTTGCCTTGGAGAAGAGTCCTGGAGCTGTGCAGTCTGattctgctgtgaacaaggcagagaAGAGTCCATCCTCTACTGGAGCGAAGCCTTTGAAGTCTGACTCTCCTGTGATTGGCTCAGAGAAGAAGTCTGATTCTGCCATGGTCGCCTTGGAGAAGACTCCTGGAGCTGTGAAGTCTGACTCTCCTGTGATTGCTTCAGAGAAGAAGTCTGACTCTCCTGTGATTGCTTCAGAGAAGAAGTCTGACTCTCCTGTGATTGGCTCAGAGAAGAAGTCTTCTCCTGTGAACAAGGAAGTAAAGAGTCCGTCTCTCGCAGAGGGGGCGTCGAAGCCTGACTCTCACATGATGGGGGTGGAGAAGAGTCCTGGAAAGGGAGCTGTGAAGTCTGATCCTCCTGCGAGCAGGGCGGAGACAAGTCCATCTCCTGAACAGGGGGTTCTGAAGAAGTCCGACTCTCCCATGATTGGCTTAGAGAAGAGTCCTGTGAAGAAGGCAGACACTCCTGTGAACGGGGTGGAGaagcaccctccctctcctggagAGGGAGCTGAGAAGGAGCCTGGTGTGGATGCTGCTCCTCAGCAGAGGGAGAATGGGGGAGGCCTTGACCCTGAGCaccaggaggagaagatggatgaggaggagatggatgagG GGGAAGGTGGcgatgacgaggaggaggaggaggaggaggatgatgaagatgatgagggTAATGCTGAAGACAAG GgtgctgaggaggaagaggtggggaACTTGCAGTTGGCTTGGGAGATGTTGGAAGTTGCCAAGGTCATCTTTAAAAG AAAGGAAGGCGAAGAGGATCAGCTTATGGCTGCACAGGCTTATCTGAAGCTGGGCGAAGTTAGTGCAGAATCCG GTAACTACCCCCAGGCCCTGGAGGACTTCCAGGACTGCTTGACCCTCCAGCTGAagcacctccctccccacaacCGCCTGCTGGCCGAGACCCACTACCAGCTGGGCATGACCCTCTGCTACACGGGCCACTACAACCAGGCCATCCAGCACTACGGCAGCTCCATCAAGGTCATCGAGGGCCGCCTGG TCATGCTACAGGAGGCGATCGACAAGGCGGCCGGGGAGGACGGCgccaaggaggagaggagcgagctgGACGAGCTCAAACAGCTGCTTCCGGACATCGCCGAGAAGGTGGAGGATGCCAAGGAGAGCCAGAGGACGTCCAGCTCCGCCTCCCAGGCCATCCAGCAGACCctg GGTGGAGCCTCTACTTCATCAGCATTCCCAGGTGAAAATGGAGGTCCGTCCTCTTCAGCGTTCGCACCTAGCCAG ATCGCCACCAGGCCAGCTGAGAGCGCATCGTCCTCCACCTCCGTGTCCGACATCTCCCACCTGGTCAGGAAAAAG AGGAAACCAGAAGAGGACAGCCCAAAAAAGGACACTGATGCTAAAAAGGCCAAACAGGAAACCACAGTTAATGGCAGCGGAGACTCCGCCAGCAACGGCAAGGGGGTCCCAGGGAAAGAGGCACAGGAG CCTGCAAAATCATCTGCCTCTGTCCAGTCTTCGGCGTGA